A window of Prolixibacter sp. SD074 contains these coding sequences:
- the kbl gene encoding glycine C-acetyltransferase, giving the protein MYGKIKDHLQQELDNIREAGLYKSERIIVSPQSAVIHLEDGKEVLNFCANNYLGLSNHPQLIEAAKEALDSHGFGMSSVRFICGTTDLHKVLERKIAEFFGTGDTILYAAAFDANGGVFEPLLTDEDAIISDSLNHASIIDGVRLCKAQRFRYQNADMADLEEQLKAAQKARFRVIVTDGVFSMDGNVAPMDKINKLAEKYDAMVMVDECHSAGVVGKTGRGVTELFNLRGKVDIITGTLGKAFGGAIGGFTTGKKEIIELLRQRSRPYLFSNSLPPVVVNAGIRMFDMMAETTELQDKLHENTEYFMGKMQAAGFDIKPSKSAICAVMLYDAKLSQEFAAKLLDEGIYVIGFYYPVVPKGEARIRVQLSAAHDRAHLDKAITAFTKIGKELNVLK; this is encoded by the coding sequence AAGATCACTTGCAACAGGAACTGGATAACATCCGGGAAGCAGGCTTGTACAAAAGCGAGCGCATTATTGTTTCACCACAGAGTGCGGTTATCCACCTTGAAGATGGCAAAGAAGTTCTGAACTTTTGTGCCAACAATTACCTCGGCCTGTCAAACCACCCACAGTTGATCGAAGCGGCCAAAGAGGCGCTCGACAGTCACGGTTTTGGGATGTCATCCGTTCGGTTTATCTGCGGCACCACCGATTTGCACAAAGTGCTGGAGCGGAAGATTGCCGAATTTTTCGGTACCGGGGACACCATCCTCTACGCCGCTGCATTCGATGCCAACGGTGGAGTATTTGAGCCGCTTCTCACTGATGAGGATGCCATTATCTCTGATTCGTTGAACCATGCCTCCATCATCGACGGCGTGCGTTTATGTAAGGCACAGCGCTTCCGTTACCAAAATGCCGACATGGCGGATCTGGAAGAGCAGCTAAAAGCAGCTCAGAAGGCCCGTTTCCGTGTCATCGTTACTGACGGTGTATTTTCGATGGATGGCAACGTAGCTCCAATGGATAAAATCAACAAACTGGCCGAAAAATATGATGCCATGGTGATGGTCGACGAATGCCACTCGGCCGGTGTAGTGGGCAAAACCGGTCGCGGCGTTACCGAGTTGTTCAACCTTCGCGGGAAAGTGGATATCATTACCGGGACATTGGGTAAAGCCTTTGGCGGAGCCATTGGTGGTTTTACTACCGGGAAAAAAGAAATCATTGAGCTGCTGCGCCAACGTTCGCGTCCGTATCTGTTCTCCAATTCGCTGCCGCCGGTAGTTGTTAATGCGGGAATCCGGATGTTCGATATGATGGCTGAAACCACCGAACTACAGGATAAACTGCATGAAAATACCGAATACTTCATGGGTAAAATGCAGGCAGCAGGTTTTGATATCAAGCCCAGCAAATCAGCCATCTGTGCTGTAATGCTGTACGATGCCAAATTGTCGCAGGAGTTTGCTGCCAAATTACTGGACGAAGGCATTTATGTCATCGGGTTCTATTATCCGGTTGTCCCGAAAGGCGAAGCGCGTATTCGCGTTCAGTTGTCAGCAGCTCACGATCGGGCGCATCTCGACAAAGCCATTACTGCTTTTACCAAAATTGGAAAAGAGCTGAACGTGTTGAAATAA